DNA from Hyalangium gracile:
CGCACGGCGCGGGGACTCACTCAGGAGCAGGCGGCCGAGATGATTGGGATCCACCCCAAGTACATGCCGCGCGTGGAGGCAGGCCGGGCGAACCTCACCGTGGACACCCTCATTGCTGCGTCAGTGGCCTATGAGGTGTCGCTAAGCAACTTGTTCACCGAGGCCCGTGAGGAGGACGCGGTTGACTGAGGAGGGAGCGGCATCAACCGAGGGTTCACGCCCTATGGGGCAATGAGTTCAACGCGGCGGGGTGTGGGCTTCGCCCTCTGGCTAGGGACAAGGCGAGCGGACCGCCAGGGAGCCCGCAAGCCGAATAGACGCGCGCAGAAGGCTGCGTCAAAAGTCTGCGTCCCAGCGAAGCGCACATGGCTTCAGCAGTCCACACGCCTTCTGTAACCGCTACGTAGGAGACTCGGTCGCGGTGGCGGATCAGAAAGCACCTGTTCGGCCTATGCTCGGTCTACTGACAAGGAGCGAGACGGTGCCCAGGATCCTAGAAGCCGCGCTTAAGGCGGACCGAGATGTCGTCAGCGCGGAAGAGATCGTCGAGGTGCATGGTGAAAGCGAGTTCATCGAACCGCAGCTCATCGAATTGCCGATGATAGAAGGACTTGAGGTTGAGAGCAGGCACGTCTCTGCCAGCGTGGGCCTCCATGTTGTCCTGGGACGGAATCATGCTGGAAAGACACGCCTGCTGCGCACGGTAGCAGCGGGGCGCTTGAGCCATACTGCTTCCCTCATGGAACTTCCCTCTAGTTTCAGGGAACTCAGGTTCGAGAATGTGCGCGACCTTAAATTCAAGTTCATTTGGCCGCGTACGCGGAACGAGAAGTTGGCCGGGCGCGTGGTCGACGTCAATGTAGGGCTAGCGCCGCAATCCGCCGCCCTACTTGAAGCGAAAAAGCAGGAACTCAGCACTGGGGTCGAACTTGCGCTGCGCTCACTCGCCTCTGCAAGAGTTCGACTCCGCCCCGCCTTTTTCGTCCCGACTCAGCGCTACCTTCAAGCAGCCGCTAGGCTTGAGGCCGTCCCGGATTCGCTCGATGATCTGGCGGCTTTTCCCTCTATCCTTGAGAACCTCCAGAGGGACTCTGTAACACGGTCGCTCTTCGCGGAGATCCACGAAGCTTTCAGCGATGTCACCGAGGGCCTCACTCTTGATTTTCTCGGGACTGGAGGCATCTCGCATCTACACATCGTCGAGCCGGACGGCACCCCAGTTCCCATTGAGGACTGTGGGGATGGGTTGCGCGATCTGCTCGTCATCCTCAGCTACCTACACGTGTATGAACTATGCGATCTGATGCTTGACGAGCCTGGCCTGCGCCTTCATCCACATGCCCAACGGCGGTTGTTGCGCTACTTAGAAGGTGTCTCCCGCAAGCGCGCAATCTGGATTGCCAGCCATGATGGTGTCTTTGTTGGCGCCCCAAATGTGCGCAGCCGACACCTCGTTACGCGCGACCCTACCTTACGTGTGTCCAAAGTGACTGCGCTACCCGATGAGGCTCAGGTACGCCGCGCAGTAGCTCACCTTGGGTGGGTGCCTCGAGATGCCCTGTTAGCCGAGCGGGTGCTCTTGTGTGAGGGCGAAGCAGACGAGGTCGTGTTTCGCGCGGTCCTAGACCGGCTTGCCGCCGAGGAACCGGAGATGGGGGGCACGCTCGTAGCTGAGCTGGGCGGCGACGGCCGTGTATGGAGCCGGAATCGAGAGGCACTCGAATTGATCGCTCTGCTGCGCCAACTGTCTCCCCACGTTCGGCACGTCTTGCTCGTGGACCCAGGCGACTCATCCAAACGTGCCAGAGCTGAGGAGCACGTGCGCTTCTACCGAGAGAAAGGTGTGAACCTGCATCTTCTTGCACGCAACGAACTAGAGAACTACTTCCTCACCCCCCAACTCGTCCGCGAGTTGCTCGTCCGCGCTGTGCACCTTGGACGGTGGCCAGAGGGAACGCCCCCTCCGGTTGAACCTAGCGAAGCGGATATCACTCGGGAACTTGATGGCCTAGACCCGGTCAATGCGAAGGGTTCGGAGATTCTTGACCGTCTATTTCAGAAGTTCCTGAACCGTAGCTACCGAAAGACCGAGGGTGCTCGTTGGGCAGCGGAGTTACTTCCAACACATGCGCCCGAGCTTGAGAAGATGCTGCGTCAAGAACTACAGGCTTCTCTCACACCTACTGAAACTCCTGCCCCCGATTCCTCCGTTTGAGGCGCCCCTCACTGAGTCGAGCCTCGTGAGCGGTGTCGTGGTCACTAACGCCAGCGCCAGAAGCCCTTGAGCCCGCTATTGGAGGTAAAATCGAACCTTCGGTGCAGGGTCTCACAGGAGTAAGCGGCCGTGAACATGAGTGAAACCCCGGGCAAGCCCCCACCCCCCCTCCCCCCGTCAGCGGCGTCGGCGGCTGGCGAACCTCGGAAACGTGAAGACCGGGCTTGCCGACTGCATCCGCGCGCTTGAGGACGGGACCATGGAGGCCGGGAAGGCCTGCGCGCTGATCTACGGGTACTCAGTGCTCGCCGGGATCATCCAAGGAACCGAGCTGGAGGATCGCCTTACCAAGCTCGAGGTGTCGGTGAAGCACGAGGGGCACGGTCGAGCGGGAGCCCTGTCGTGCGCCCGGTGAATCTGCGTTCCCGGATCGAAGCCCTGGAGCGGCGCGTAGGCCGATCTGCCCCCGCTCTGGCGGTGGTGACGCTGTACGAGGGCGACGACGACGCAGCGGCCGATCGATGGCTCAGCGAGTTCGAGGCCCGCTCCCCGGATAGCGTCGCGATCGTCATCAAGCCGCCGCTAGCCCGGCCGCTGGAAAAACCCCCATTCTGGACTCGCCCCCCCGGCAGTCATTCGCGGTAGAAGAACAACGCGCGGGCACGGTCGGCCAACCGGCCATGGTCCCCCAGCCGTGGCAGCCCGCGCTTCTTTCCATCGCTGGGGAGCGCCTGGGGGCGTACATGGCATCAGCCTACCTTATTCGGCAGAAGAAGGAGGGGTGACCCAAGAGGTAGGATGACGCGCCCGATCCGCCGAGGGTAGAGGGGAGTTGTTCAGACAACCAACCACCTTCGCCAGGAGGCGCGTCATGGGTGAAATCCTCAAGGACTTCGCGCTGAAGTTCAACGGTTCGATTCGGCTGGAGGCCCGAGAAGAGCGGTTGACGGCGGAAGCCGGGGCGCTGCTGCTGCGAGAGGTGGATGAACGGCTGGGGCTGAGCCGGTGGTTGGTGGAGCGGTTGAAGGATCCGCGAGAGCCGGCACGAGTCACCCACCCGCTGGAAGAGTTGGTGCGAACGCACCTGTTGCTGCTGGGGCAGGGGTGGAGGGACCAGGATGACGCGGACGAGTTGAGGCAGGACGCGGCGCTGAGGCTTTCGGTGTCGGAGCGCAAGAGCACCGGGCCGGTGGAGCAGCAAGAGGGAGCGCCGCAGGGGCTGGCCTCCCAGCCGACGCTGTCGCGGACGGTGGGGATACTTTCGAGCGAACACAACCGGCAGGTGCTCAGCGAGGGGCTGGTATGGGGGACGGGCCGGAGGCTGAGAGCCAAACAGCATCAGGGGCAGAAGCTCAAGCAAGTCACGGTGGATGTGGACTCGCTGCCGGTGGAGGTACACGGCCAGCAGCCGGGCAGCGCGTACCACGGGCACTACCACACGCGAATCTACCACCCGCTGGTGGCGCTGCTGGCCGAGAGCGGAGACATTCTGGACGTGCAGCTGAGAGAGGGCCAGGTGCACACGGCCAACGGAGCGCTGGAGTTCATCGAGCCGTTGCTGGAGCGGGTGGAGCGGCACGTCAGCCAGAAGGTGGCGCTGCGAATGGATGCGGGCTTCCCGGAGGACACGCTGCTGACGCGCCTGGAGCAGCGGGGGACAGCGTATGTGGCGCGCGTGCGCAACACGAGCGTGCTCAAGGACGAGGCGGCTGTGCCTCGCTTCAGGCACCTGGGGCTGCCCCAAGGAGAGCCGAAGACGGACTTCTATGAGTGGCAGTACCAGGCCCAGGGCTGGAGCCGGCCTCGCCGGGCGGTGCTGGTGCTGCAGCAGGTGGAAGGCGAGCTATTCCCCAACGCCTTCTGGCTGGTGACGAGCTGGTCCGCCGAGCAGATGCCGGCCGCGGACTTGTTGGAGCACTACCGCCAGCGCGGCACCGCCGAGGCGCACATGGGTGAGCTGATGGACGTGCTGGCGCCGGCGCTCTCTTCGGCTCCTCGCCCCAAGCGCCACTACCGAGGAAAGCCGCCTGTCGAGCGCACCGTGTCCGTCGACAGCTTCGCCCACAACCAGGTGCGGCTGCTGCTCAACGCCTTGGCCTACAACCTGCTCCACGCCACGCGCGCTCTACTCGAGGACTCTACCGGTGAGGGCTGGAGCTTGATGCGCGTGCGCCAGCGCGTGCTCAAGGTCGCCTCTCGACTGCTGGTGCATTCGCGCCGTGTCATCCTCGTCATCGGCCAGCAAGCCGCAGGCTACTGGCGGGCGCTCTGGCACACCCTGCGCTCGTTCGACACGGCCCTCGTCACGTAGGGGAGCACTGTCTCTCTTCCCCTCGTCGCTGTCCCTGCTGTTCCTGCGGTGCCACTGCTGGCGGTGCGGGCCTGAGTCCCCGGGCGGCTCGAGGTCTGTCCTCTTCACCCACCGCCGCTGCACTCGCATCCTGATCAGCTACGATGCAAGCGATCGGCCATCCTTGGTGAATAGCCCAGGCTAAGATCTTGCCGCGCCTGCAAGACCGGACCGATAATTCCGGTTCTCGGGGTGAAGCCCGGAGGATCACATGAACCAAGAGGGACACGTGAAGGGCTCTGTTGCTCGCGCGCTCTTGCTGTGTGGAGCCGCGCTTTGGGGCGCGGCGGGCTGTAGTGCCACCCAAGCGGCGCACCAAGGCACAGGCGGCTCAGGCATGGCAGGCTCCGTGCCCGAAGTTGGGGAAACTCCCGCGAAGACTGGCGAGGCCATCGCGCAGTCCGTCCCCGTCGAGTGCAATCAGACTGACTCAACGATCACTTGCTGCCTCAAGAAGAACCCAGGCCAGTACGAGCGCTGCGGGGCAGTAGCGCCCAGGCAGGCGCCAAAGCAGGTGCCGAAGCAGACGCCGAAGCAGGAACCCAAGAACGGGCCCGATAAGTTGCCGCCTCTCACTGACCTCTCGCCGGAACAAGCCCGGGAGAGGACCGATAAGTGCCTCGACTACTGGAATCGGTGCATCGAGCAGGGGGGCGAATACGAGAAGCGAGGCCAGCACGGACAGACGATCTGCCGTGCCTGCTACCAGCAATGCCGCGCCAACGGTTACTGGCCTGAGAAGGTCAACGAGATCGAATGTCTTGGGGGCCACTAACTGTGGCGCGCTCTCGTAAGGAGTGGTGGAGCACAATTGCCGAGCAGCGCGAGTGGCTGACGTTTGGGCTGACTCACGCGGAGCAGCCCTTCGAAGTTTTCGTGGCCGCGCTCAGGGACCTGGAGCGACAGTTTACGCGAGAGGCACGAAGCCCCGCTGAACGTCTGCACCTGAAGCGTCTGACTGCGCTCGATGTTGTAGACGAGGCTTTCGGCCAAAGCCGACCGTGGGAAGACTTTGGGCCGTGGCTGCGCAAGGTGAGGCGGCTCGGCTTCCCGGATCTCTGGAACCGTTTTCACATCTCGACGATCTACGTGCAGTCGCTGCCCCGCTTCCCCGAGCAAGCGGAAGACGCCTTCGCCATGTTGGCAGACACGGAGCGCCGGGTGCGCAGGCTGCCCAAGCATCGGCACTCCCGTCAGCAAATGCTCGACGGCATCGAATACGCGCGGCAGGTGGCCGCCCGACACGGCATCAACCCCACCCGCAAGCACGGGCGGTAGTGCCCCCTTGCGCATGACTTCGCCGTGCCCCGTCGTGACGGGGTCCAGTCTCTCGTGAGACCTCCTGCCCCTCAGGAGCCCCCTTCAAGATGTTGAATCGACGTGCCCAGACTGTCGCTCACTGAGGAGGCCGGGACGATGGCGAGCGTCCACGAGAAAGCGGCGAAGACCGAGGCCCGGCGCATCGCTTGGCGCCGGGACCCGCGAATCACCCGTCGAGGTCTCCGGCCGCTGCAAGCCCCGTCCGGGAAAGCGAAGGGGCTGGAATCACCGGGAAAAATCCCCAGGGATTCCAGCCCCTTACACCAGCGCGCGATACAGGATTCGAACCTGTGGCCTTTGGCTCCGGAGGCCAACGCTCTATCCAGCTGAGCTAATCGCGCAGGAGGCCTACAACCGAGGGCACAACTAGCCGACTTCCCCTGCTGACGCAAGCACGCAATCCCACAACCGATGACAAGGGGACACCGCTTCCGGGGTGGGGGGGCGCCAAGGAGCGGAGCCCCTGCCCCCAGCGGCAGCGAGCAACCGCAGCGGAGCCGGACAGCACGGGGAGTGCCAGGAGGGCGGCACGCCATGGGACGGAGGGAGGGCACCGGGCGGGCCCATCCCCGTGTGCTGCTGGACATGAGGTTGGCCTCCTTCCCAGCTTTCCTTGAGCGCCGCGCCCGGGAGGCATCGACTTCCGCTCGCGGGCTGCGACGCGGAGGCACCATGGCGGAGGCACAAGCGGCTCGCGCGCGGTTGGAGGCGCTCCGGATCGATCGCTCGACCCACCCGCGCAGGCGAAGACTGCGCCGATGGCTCGTTCCAGCGGTGCTCCTCTTCCTCGTCCTCGCCGCCGTCGTCATGGGGCTTGCCGGCCGAGCCCCCACCGTCCGTGTCGCCGAGGTGCGCGAGGCCCGTCCCGGCGAACAGCAGACCGAGCTGTCCGCCGCCGGCTACGTCGCCTCCAAGCGCCGCTCCATCATCGCCCCGCTCATCCCCGGCCGCCTCGTGGAGGTGACGGTGGAGGAGGGAGATGCCGTCCAGAAAGGACAGGTGCTCGCCCGGCTGGATGACCGCGACGCCCGCGTGGCCATCCTGCGCGCCGAGTCCGAGGTCCTCTCCGCCGAGGCCCGGCTCGCCGGGGCCCAGGTCCAGGCACTCAACGCTCGCCGCACCGCGGCTCGAACACGGCGCCTGGCCAGCGCGGGCGCCGTGGCTCCCGCTCAGCTCCAGGACGTGGAGACCGCCAACCGCGCCGCCATCGCCGAGGGCCGTGCCGCGGAGGCCCAGCTCGGTGCCGCCCGCCGCGCAGTCGAGGCCGCCCGCCTCCAGCTCACCCACACCATCGTGCGCGCCCCCTTCGCCGGCACCGTGGCACGCAAGCTCGCGGACGAGGGCGCGGTGCTCGCCCCCGCCGCCCTGGAGCAGGCCAACCTGGGCGGCATCGTCGAGCTGGTGGATCTGCAGGCGCTCGAGGTGCAGGCCGAGGTCAGCGAGGAGCAGCTCTCCCGCATCGAGCCCGGCCAGCCGGCGCTCATCTTCCTCGATGCCTTCCCGGACCGCGTCTTCCGCGCGAGGACCGGCACGGTCCGCCCCGCCATCGACCGCTCCAAGGCCACCGCCCAGGTCAAGGTGGAGTTCCTCTCCCCGCCGGCCAGCGTGCTGCCCGACATGGGCGCCAAGGTGTCCTTCCTCTCCCAGGAGGTGCCGACCGAGGAGCTCGAGGGGAAGGAGGAGGATCTTCGCGTGCCGGTGTCCGCGGTGGTGCCCGTCGCGGGGAGCCCGTCGGTGTGGGTGGTGAAGGACGGCCGCCTCGAGCACCAGCCCGTGAAGGTAGGCGAGCGCCGGGAGGAAGAGGTGGTGCTGGAGGAGGGGCCGCCGGCGGGCACCCAGGTCGTGCTGGCGCCGGATCCCCGGCTGCGTGACGGCCGCCGAGTGAAGGTGCGGACGGAGGGCGGGTGAGATGGACGCCGCGGTCCTGCCCATGGTGCGCCTGCAAGGAGTCTCCAAGGTGTACCGGCGCGGCTCCGTCGAGGTGCCGGTGCTGGAGTCGGTGGACCTCTCCATCTCGGCGGGGGCCTTCGCGGCCTTCATGGGCCCCTCCGGCTCTGGCAAGTCCACGCTCCTCAACCTCATCTCCGGGTTGGATCAACCCACCACGGGCGTGGTGGAGGTGGCGGGCAGGGACCTGGCGCGGCTGAGCGACCCGGAGCTGGCCGACTGGCGCGCCGCCCACGTGGGCTTCATCTTCCAGCTCTACAACCTCATCCCCGTGCTCACCGCGGCGGAGAACGTGGAGTTGCCCCTGCTGCTCACGCCGCTCTCGCGCGCCGAGCGTCGCCGGCACGTGGCCGCCGCGCTGGAGGTGGTGGGCCTCTCCCACCGCCGGGGCCACCGCCCCTCCGAGCTCTCCGGCGGCGAGCAGCAGCGCGTGGCCATCGCGCGGGCCATCGTCACCGATCCGGACCTCATCATCGCGGACGAGCCCACCGGCGATCTGGATCGCAGGTCCGCCGAGCAGGTGCTGGACCTCTTCGAGATGCTCCACCACGGGCTGCGCAAGACGCTGGTGATGGTGACGCACGATCCGCACGCGGCCGAGCGCGCCGAGCGCATCCACCACCTGGAGAAGGGGGTGCTCCAGTGAACTACGCCCGGCTGGCCTGGAGGGATCTGCGGCGCAACCCCTTGCGGGTAGGCCTCACGGTGCTCGCGGGAGCGGTGGGCGTGATGGCCTTCGTCTTCCTGCGCACCGTTGTGGACCTCTTCTACTCCGGGGCGGCGGCGGCCCAGGTGGACCGGCTCGTCGTCCGCAACAAGGTGGCCATCACCCAGCCACTCCCCCTCTCCTACTTCCCACGCATCGCTGCCCTGCCGGGCGTGACGGCCATCACCCACCAGAGCTGGTTCGGCGGCACGATCAGCGAGTCCCAGCGCGACTTCTTCCCCAGCCTGGCCATCGACCCGACCTCGTTCATGAAGGTGTACTCGGAGTACACGCTCCCGCCCGAGCAGCTCAGCGCCTTCCAGGCCGATCCGTGCGGAGCTCTCGTCGGGCGCAAGCTCGCGGAGCGCTACGGGTGGAAGGAGGGGCGGCGGCTGACGCTCAAGAGCCAGATCTACCCGGGCGAGTGGACCCTTAACATCCGCGGCGTCTACGACGGTACGCGCCCCGGGACGGACACCACGGCGCTGGTGTTCGGCTACCGCTGCCTCAATGAGCGACTGCCCGAGAGCTGGCGGGACCAGGTGGGGCTCTACTCGGTGCGCGTGGATGATCCAGCCCGCTCGGCGCAGGTGGCGGCGGCCATCGACGGGATGTTCGCCAACAGCCCGTATGCGACGCTGACGGAGAGCGAGCGCGCCTTCCAGCTCGGCTTCGTGGCCATGTCCTCCGCCATCCTCACGGCGGTCAAGCTGGTGTCCAACGTCATCCTGGCCATCATCCTGCTCGTCATCGGCAACACGATCGCCATGGGCGTGCGCGAGCGCACCCGGGACATCGCCACCCTGAGAGCCATGGGCTTCCGCCCCCGCCACGTGGTGCTGTTCGTCCTCGCCGAGGCGGGGGCCATCGGAGTGGCCGCCGGAGTGCTGGGCATGCTCGCGGCGCCCCCGCTCCTGGAAGGCTTCATGCGGGCGGTCGAGTCCCAGTTCGGCCCCATGGCCGAGAGCGTGACGCGGGCGAGGACGCTGGTGTTGGCGGGGCTGGCGGCGCTGGGCATGGCGCTGCTGGCGGCGGTGGGGCCCACGGTCCGAGCCCTCCGGCTCCCCGTGGCGGAGGGGCTGAGGAAGGTGACCTGAGCCATGGTGCCGCTCTACTACAACACGCGCAGCCTCTGGGGCCGGCGGCTGTCCACGGGCCTCACGGTGATGGGCCTGGGACTGGTGGTCTTCGTCTTCGCCGCGGTGCTCATGCTGGCGCGCGGCATCGAGGCGGCGCTCTCGGCCGGAGGAGATCCGGGCAACGTCGTCCTGCTGCGCGAGGGCACCGACAGCGAGCTGGGCAGCTTCGTGGAGCGCAACGCGCTGCGCGTGCTGTCCACCGGGCCGGAGGTGGCCACCTCGGTGGAGGGAGAGCCGCTGGCGGCCGGCGAGGTGGTAGTGCTGGTGGCGTTGCCGCGGGACGGCGGGAGCGTGATGAACACCACGGCGAGGGGCATCTCGGCGCAGAGCCTGGCGGCCCGCCCC
Protein-coding regions in this window:
- a CDS encoding helix-turn-helix domain-containing protein, translated to RTARGLTQEQAAEMIGIHPKYMPRVEAGRANLTVDTLIAASVAYEVSLSNLFTEAREEDAVD
- a CDS encoding AAA family ATPase; the protein is MLGLLTRSETVPRILEAALKADRDVVSAEEIVEVHGESEFIEPQLIELPMIEGLEVESRHVSASVGLHVVLGRNHAGKTRLLRTVAAGRLSHTASLMELPSSFRELRFENVRDLKFKFIWPRTRNEKLAGRVVDVNVGLAPQSAALLEAKKQELSTGVELALRSLASARVRLRPAFFVPTQRYLQAAARLEAVPDSLDDLAAFPSILENLQRDSVTRSLFAEIHEAFSDVTEGLTLDFLGTGGISHLHIVEPDGTPVPIEDCGDGLRDLLVILSYLHVYELCDLMLDEPGLRLHPHAQRRLLRYLEGVSRKRAIWIASHDGVFVGAPNVRSRHLVTRDPTLRVSKVTALPDEAQVRRAVAHLGWVPRDALLAERVLLCEGEADEVVFRAVLDRLAAEEPEMGGTLVAELGGDGRVWSRNREALELIALLRQLSPHVRHVLLVDPGDSSKRARAEEHVRFYREKGVNLHLLARNELENYFLTPQLVRELLVRAVHLGRWPEGTPPPVEPSEADITRELDGLDPVNAKGSEILDRLFQKFLNRSYRKTEGARWAAELLPTHAPELEKMLRQELQASLTPTETPAPDSSV
- a CDS encoding IS1380 family transposase, yielding MGEILKDFALKFNGSIRLEAREERLTAEAGALLLREVDERLGLSRWLVERLKDPREPARVTHPLEELVRTHLLLLGQGWRDQDDADELRQDAALRLSVSERKSTGPVEQQEGAPQGLASQPTLSRTVGILSSEHNRQVLSEGLVWGTGRRLRAKQHQGQKLKQVTVDVDSLPVEVHGQQPGSAYHGHYHTRIYHPLVALLAESGDILDVQLREGQVHTANGALEFIEPLLERVERHVSQKVALRMDAGFPEDTLLTRLEQRGTAYVARVRNTSVLKDEAAVPRFRHLGLPQGEPKTDFYEWQYQAQGWSRPRRAVLVLQQVEGELFPNAFWLVTSWSAEQMPAADLLEHYRQRGTAEAHMGELMDVLAPALSSAPRPKRHYRGKPPVERTVSVDSFAHNQVRLLLNALAYNLLHATRALLEDSTGEGWSLMRVRQRVLKVASRLLVHSRRVILVIGQQAAGYWRALWHTLRSFDTALVT
- a CDS encoding efflux RND transporter periplasmic adaptor subunit, which codes for MAEAQAARARLEALRIDRSTHPRRRRLRRWLVPAVLLFLVLAAVVMGLAGRAPTVRVAEVREARPGEQQTELSAAGYVASKRRSIIAPLIPGRLVEVTVEEGDAVQKGQVLARLDDRDARVAILRAESEVLSAEARLAGAQVQALNARRTAARTRRLASAGAVAPAQLQDVETANRAAIAEGRAAEAQLGAARRAVEAARLQLTHTIVRAPFAGTVARKLADEGAVLAPAALEQANLGGIVELVDLQALEVQAEVSEEQLSRIEPGQPALIFLDAFPDRVFRARTGTVRPAIDRSKATAQVKVEFLSPPASVLPDMGAKVSFLSQEVPTEELEGKEEDLRVPVSAVVPVAGSPSVWVVKDGRLEHQPVKVGERREEEVVLEEGPPAGTQVVLAPDPRLRDGRRVKVRTEGG
- a CDS encoding ABC transporter ATP-binding protein — protein: MDAAVLPMVRLQGVSKVYRRGSVEVPVLESVDLSISAGAFAAFMGPSGSGKSTLLNLISGLDQPTTGVVEVAGRDLARLSDPELADWRAAHVGFIFQLYNLIPVLTAAENVELPLLLTPLSRAERRRHVAAALEVVGLSHRRGHRPSELSGGEQQRVAIARAIVTDPDLIIADEPTGDLDRRSAEQVLDLFEMLHHGLRKTLVMVTHDPHAAERAERIHHLEKGVLQ
- a CDS encoding ABC transporter permease; translation: MNYARLAWRDLRRNPLRVGLTVLAGAVGVMAFVFLRTVVDLFYSGAAAAQVDRLVVRNKVAITQPLPLSYFPRIAALPGVTAITHQSWFGGTISESQRDFFPSLAIDPTSFMKVYSEYTLPPEQLSAFQADPCGALVGRKLAERYGWKEGRRLTLKSQIYPGEWTLNIRGVYDGTRPGTDTTALVFGYRCLNERLPESWRDQVGLYSVRVDDPARSAQVAAAIDGMFANSPYATLTESERAFQLGFVAMSSAILTAVKLVSNVILAIILLVIGNTIAMGVRERTRDIATLRAMGFRPRHVVLFVLAEAGAIGVAAGVLGMLAAPPLLEGFMRAVESQFGPMAESVTRARTLVLAGLAALGMALLAAVGPTVRALRLPVAEGLRKVT